From Nilaparvata lugens isolate BPH chromosome 7, ASM1435652v1, whole genome shotgun sequence, one genomic window encodes:
- the LOC120352312 gene encoding uncharacterized protein LOC120352312 isoform X2 produces MSVTVESLHGGEGSQLNMSYNPFLDYIVIMGVSNNFADEQNMTQKVLESNLIQELLPVEVLKTDPLFNWEFTTVICVEAEIARHLSEFPTHLPILDQALELWRAQNRDAILGNNIEKLSKRDTKLGNRDTKLGNHVANSQTDSVADEILQATLTERNVELDLEEFQNLANIINCKIILEYLYMQFPIAKRMLFAKISSYFESGQLKDFVDLNTM; encoded by the coding sequence ATGAGCGTTACGGTGGAGAGTTTGCACGGAGGTGAAGGATCCCAACTAAATATGTCTTATAACCCATTCTTGGATTACATAGTAATTATGGGAGTTTCTAATAATTTCGCTGATGAACAAAACATGACTCAAAAAGTACTGGAAAGTAATCTCATCCAAGAGTTGCTGCCAGTTGAAGTATTGAAAACTGATCCACTTTTCAACTGGGAGTTCACAACAGTGATTTGTGTAGAAGCAGAGATTGCTAGACACTTGAGTGAGTTTCCAACCCATCTACCAATATTAGACCAAGCTCTTGAATTATGGAGAGCACAGAACCGTGATGCAATACTTGGcaacaatattgaaaaactcTCCAAGCGTGATACAAAGCTCGGAAACCGTGATACAAAACTCGGAAACCATGTTGCAAATTCACAAACAGACTCAGTCGCGGATGAGATTCTTCAGGCCACACTCACTGAAAGAAATGTTGAATTGGACTTGGAAGAATTTCAAAATCTCgctaatataataaattgtaaaattattttggaGTATTTGTACATGCAGTTTCCAATTGCTAAGAGAATGCTGTTTGCGAAGATATCGAGCTATTTTGAGAGTGGCCAATTAAAGGACTTTGTTGATTTGAATACCATGTAG
- the LOC120352312 gene encoding uncharacterized protein LOC120352312 isoform X1: MRIMMTFRDFRWKVIVFLTGFKILLMSVTVESLHGGEGSQLNMSYNPFLDYIVIMGVSNNFADEQNMTQKVLESNLIQELLPVEVLKTDPLFNWEFTTVICVEAEIARHLSEFPTHLPILDQALELWRAQNRDAILGNNIEKLSKRDTKLGNRDTKLGNHVANSQTDSVADEILQATLTERNVELDLEEFQNLANIINCKIILEYLYMQFPIAKRMLFAKISSYFESGQLKDFVDLNTM; encoded by the exons ATGAGAATTATGATGACTTTCAGAGATTTTAGATGGAAAGTGATCGTTTTTTTGACTGGTTTCAAAATTTTACTA ATGAGCGTTACGGTGGAGAGTTTGCACGGAGGTGAAGGATCCCAACTAAATATGTCTTATAACCCATTCTTGGATTACATAGTAATTATGGGAGTTTCTAATAATTTCGCTGATGAACAAAACATGACTCAAAAAGTACTGGAAAGTAATCTCATCCAAGAGTTGCTGCCAGTTGAAGTATTGAAAACTGATCCACTTTTCAACTGGGAGTTCACAACAGTGATTTGTGTAGAAGCAGAGATTGCTAGACACTTGAGTGAGTTTCCAACCCATCTACCAATATTAGACCAAGCTCTTGAATTATGGAGAGCACAGAACCGTGATGCAATACTTGGcaacaatattgaaaaactcTCCAAGCGTGATACAAAGCTCGGAAACCGTGATACAAAACTCGGAAACCATGTTGCAAATTCACAAACAGACTCAGTCGCGGATGAGATTCTTCAGGCCACACTCACTGAAAGAAATGTTGAATTGGACTTGGAAGAATTTCAAAATCTCgctaatataataaattgtaaaattattttggaGTATTTGTACATGCAGTTTCCAATTGCTAAGAGAATGCTGTTTGCGAAGATATCGAGCTATTTTGAGAGTGGCCAATTAAAGGACTTTGTTGATTTGAATACCATGTAG